The stretch of DNA GTGCGGGTCAGGCTGTGGGCGTCATTGCTGGAATTCGCGCCGGATCGCGACGCGCAGCTCCAGTGTCTCGGCCAGGGTGGTGACCTGCTGGCGCAGGCGGTCGTGGCCCTCGTCCTTCGGCAGCCGCGCGCCAAGGGCGCCGGCCGTGGCCGCGATGTCCTCGCCCGGCCACAGCCGCTCGCCGAGGCGGGCGATCAGCCAGGGTTTGGCGAGGTCGCGCCGCAGATTCTCGGAGCCGCGGATGACGAAGGCGAGCCAGTCGATCACGACGGCGCTGAACCGTTCGGAGAAGGCATCCGGGCCCTTCTCCAGCATCGCCAGCACCACCTCGATCTTGCGGGCGTGGATCAGCCCGGTCACCCGCGCCTCCCATTCGGGTCCGGGCAGCAGGTCGATGGCCTCTACCCACCGGCGGAGGAGTTCGTTGGTGCGCCGGATACCGGACAGCTTGCCCTCGTAGGCCTCGGCGAGCCCGTCGGCGATCTGCGTCGTCCAAGCCGGGTCGCCGTCGCGGGCGACCGCCGAGAACAACCCTCGCAGGATCGGCTCGGCCCATTCGCTGCGCAGGGCGAGTTCGATCCAGAGCCGCGGCGGATGGCCCGAGAAGGCATGGAGCGGGGCGGCCGCCAGGATGTCCCGCAGCAGGCCGGCCCGGATGCCGCCGCCGCGCTGTTCCCAGGCATTCGGGGCGACGCCGTCGCGGGCGAGCGTCGGGGATTCCTGCGGCAGGGTGACGACCAGTTCGTGCGTCGTGCTCCGCAGCAGGCGGGCCTTGCTCTCGATGACGAGCGCGGCCGTCGCCCGGACCGCCATGCGCGAGGCGAAGAGCGAGCGGGGCAGGCGCGGCAGCAGGCGCTGCGCGGCCTCGCGGACGCCCGCGGCGCGGTCGTCGAGGCAGGTTTCGAGGAAGGGGCCGTCGGCGTCCGACAGTCCGGTCCACAGGGCGCCGACCAGGGCCGTACGGGTCTCCGCCTTCTCCTTGCGGAACACCGCCTCGAGCGCCGTCCGCGCGCCGTCCGGGTCGCGGGCGCGGAAGGCCGCGAAGGCGGCGCGGCGCTCAGGCAAGCTGCCCTCGGTCCAGTCGGCCGGGGCATCGGCCGAAGGACCGTCCTGCTCCCCGCCGCAGGCGGCGGCGAGCCAGGCGAGGTCCGGGCCGATGACGGCGCCGGCCGATTCCGGCAGGTTGCCCGCCTGGAGCATCAGCGCCTGGTGGAGCCAGGCGGGCGGGCGTACCTGCAACGAGGCGGCGAGGTCGAACCATTCGCGCAGGCGCTCGCGCCCGGCGTGGCCGCCGGTGAGGAGGGCATGGAGCCGGTTCGCCGCGGCCGGCGGGCATTCGGGCCCGGCCGTCTCGCGGACCGCCAGCGGTTCCATCGCGCCGGGCGCGAGGTCGAGCCCGGCGAGGTGGTGGATGCCGTGGAGCGCCAGCCGCGCCAGGAGCGCGCTGCCGGGATCGGACTCGGTCACGAGATCCGCCAGGGGGCCGGGGGCGGCAGGCGGGGCGCGCCCGGCGCCGAGCAGGGCGGCGGCCAGGATCGGCTCCCAGCCGTCGGCGACGAGGTCGGTCGGGTCGGTCATCCTCGGTTCCCTGCCTTCAGGCGACGTGCAGCAGCACGGCTTGCGCGGCCTGCGCGGGCATCGCGTAGAGGCGGCCCCCGGTCGCCAGCGCCAGCGGGGTGAGACCGTGGCCGTCATGCAGGCCGAACAGGTCGACCGGGCGCCCGCCCGCCACCGCGAGCAGGCTCGGCAGGCGCGGATCGGCCCGCAGGGGCAGGCAGCCGGTCCCGTCGCCGGCCGCGAAGGCGACCGCGCCGCCCGCCTGCCCCGGCAGCCGGCCGAGGCGCACCCCGGCGAGCCGGACCGGCCAGCTTTCGGTCCAGGGCGCCCGGGCCAGCACCTCCGCGAAGGTGTCTCGCGCCGCCGCGACGCTGCCGCCGCCGGGCAGGCCGGGCTCCGACGCCGGGCCTGCCCGGCCCTCGCGAAACACCGCCCGCAGGGGTGGATCGCCGGGATGGAAGGCAAGGCTCCCCGAAAAATCCTGGCCAGCGGCGGGCACCGGGGGCAGGGGCGAGCCGGCGGTGCCGTAATCGAGCACCTGCGCGACGGCGCCGGAGCGGCGGCCGACGAGCCAGACCGAGCGGGCGGTCAGCCGGTCCTCCTCCTCGATCGCGTGGGCGAGCACCGCCCAGTCGTCGGTCCGGTCCGGCCGGGCCGCCATCTCCTCGGCGGTGACCGGATAGCCGAGCGCCGCGCGCAATCCCGCCGCCTGCTCGGGCGCCAGGGCATCGAGCCGGCGCGCGGCGCGCACCAGGAGGGCGATGCGCCCGAGCGCCAGGCCCAAGGCCGCCTCCGGCCGGGCCGCGCCGGCCTGCGGCGCCGCCGCGACCAGCCCCGGCAGGGCGCGCACCCGGCGGGCGAGGCCGGAGGCCTGCCCGTCGACGAGGCGCCCGGCCATGCGGTCCCAGAAGGCGTAGGGCTCGGCGCGGGCCGCCGCCAGGCCGCGGCGCATCAGGTCGCGCAGCCAGAGGTCCAGCTCGTCGAGGGCTCCCGCGACCTTCTCCTCGCGGGCCTGGCGGCGCCGGACCTGCGCCTTCTCGTCGACGGGCTTGGCCGGCTCGGCAGCCTTCGTCTCCGCCGCCGCGGCGCGGCTCTCGCGGCCCCTGGTCCAGGCCGCGACCCAGTCCGGCGGCTCGGCCTCCGCCAGGGCGGCGGCGGCATCGACCAGCATCAGGCCGATGCCGTGCTTGCAGGGGAACTTCCGGCTTGGGCAGGTGCATTTCGAGGCCGGCCCGGCGAGGTCCGCGACGGTGCGGTAGGGGCTCGCGCCGCTGCCCTTGATCTCGCCCCAGATCACCGATCCGGCCCGGCCGAGCCCGCTCCATTTCGCCGGCTTGGCCTGGTCCTGCCCGGCCTTGCGGCTCGCGGCATCGGGGGCGAGGTCGAGGATTTGCGCAGTCGTCAGGCTCATGCGGCGGTTGGCTGTCTGTCCGTGCATCATGTCCGAGGTGCGGCGCAGTCTGCACGAAACGATCTCGCAGGCAACCCCGGCCTGCGGCGCAAGAACAGGGTTCGCTCGACTTTAAATCAATTCCAGGAATGGTCTTGGGGTCTGGACAGCAGGTCGTTTGCCGGCTCGGGCGAAGGGATATGAAGCCGGCGATCGTCTTGTGCGCGCCTCAAGACGACGCTCCGGCATGGCGCTGGTTTGCGGGAAAGCAGCACTGCTGCGAACGAACCCTTCCCCCTCCCGGGGCGGGCGGCGGGCGGGAGAGGGGAGCCACGCGTTCAGGCGAAGCAGACCCGTTCTGACCGGCGCCCTGCGGATCGGGGTCGCGCCGCCCCTCTCCCGACCCCGCCGACGAGGGGTTCGTGCTCCCGGCTGTCGCGCCTCCACCCCGCGGCCTCCTGCGCCGCTCGGCGACGGCGACGGCTGCGGCATCTCGCCGTTGCGCCCGGCCCGCGCATCACCCGACGGGGCCGAGAGGAATGTCGTCCGCGGCCATTGCCGCGCCCTTTGACCGTCCCACCTGTCGTCGGACGGCTTCGATACGGGGCGCGTCCTCGAGGCGCCCCTCCGGCAAGGGAGAGACAGATGGTCGATACCGATCGCATCACCGGCGCGGCGCGCGAGATCGGCGGCAAGGCGCAGGCCGCCCTCGGGGACCTGGCGGGCGACCGCCGGGCCCAGGTCGAGGGCCGGTTCCGCGAGGCGCAGGGGCAGGCCGAGAGCCTGGCCGGCCAGGCCCGCGACGGCCTGCGCGACGCCGCCGACACCGCCATCGACTACGCCGAGGATGCCTACGAGCGCGGGCGCCACGCGGCGCAGCGCGGCACCCGCACGGTGACCCACGCCGTCGAGGAAACCCCGCTCCTCGCGCTGCTCGTCGCGGGGGCCGTCGGCTACGGCCTCGCGCTCCTGGTGCATGGGCGCCGCTAGAGCACTTCACGATCGCGCTGCAATCGCGAATCTCCCTAGGTCATTGATTTTGCCGCATTTTCTGCGACGAACCGGTATCCACTTCGTCGGAAAATGTCTTAAGCGGACTTCGCCGAAGCGGTGACCGGTTCGGCGTGAAAAATCTGCGACATGACAAGAACCTGAGCGGGCGAAGCGTTGGCCTGCCGACGCAAGTCCGCTCAGGCGTGTCGGTCATCGGACGGCCGGAGGCAGAGGCGGCGGCTGGCGCGGCAGGCCGCCATCGCCGAGTTGCAGGCAGGTCAGCAGGGCGACGAAGGACGGTGATCCGCCGATCCCGTTCATCGCCCGGCAGTTCCGCCGGTCGGCGAGCGGAAACCGGGTCCAGCCGTGCCGCAGGCGGCGCCGTGCCGCGCGCTCGTCGGACAGGCAGCCGCGGTAGCTCGTGGCCCGGGCTCCGGAGCCGCGCTCCAGTCCGCAGGCCGCGCGTGGGGCGAAGGCGGGGAAGTCGTTCCCCCGCGCCTCGGTCCCCCGGGCCGCCGCGGGGCCGCATAGGGCCAGTCCGACCAGAACGGGAAGCGCGCTCCAGGACAATGTCACGGCGAACTCCCGATGGCCGGCTCCGGACGGGGAGGGCCCGGGACGGACGCGCCGCCCCGGGCCCTCACGGTGACTCACCGCTTCGACAGCTTCACCTTTCACTTCGCCCACTCTTTACTTGACCGTCTTACCGTCCGCGGTCGCGGCCGAGTGCTGGGAAGCGGGCCTGGCGGCGCTGCCCGTCACGCCGGCCTTCGGGAGGCCGATCGCGTCGATCACGTCGAAGTGCATCCCGTCCTCCGCGGTCTTCAGCGCGGCATTCGCCTCGTAATACTTGCCCTGGTTGATCAGCGCGGCCGCCTGGTTCACGTCGGCGGTGGTCTTGTCGAGGGGCAGGACCGCCATGACGAAGTTCACGTCGACATGGGCGAGCCGCAGCTTCTCGATGGCGCCCTTCTGGTCGCCCTTGGCGAGGCTCTTGTTCGCCTCGGTCACGGCCGAGGCTTTCTCGGGCGTCGCGATGAAGTCTTCGCCGAGCGTCATCTGGGCATCGACGGGCACCCAGGCGACCTTGTCCTTGGACGCCGGCTTCGCCTCGGCTG from Methylobacterium aquaticum encodes:
- a CDS encoding CsbD family protein translates to MVDTDRITGAAREIGGKAQAALGDLAGDRRAQVEGRFREAQGQAESLAGQARDGLRDAADTAIDYAEDAYERGRHAAQRGTRTVTHAVEETPLLALLVAGAVGYGLALLVHGRR
- a CDS encoding YfdX family protein, which codes for MSYRKSLAVALVATTFLGGAAYATEQATKPAATQENAAQRAVDQDVGKLSKDGAQAFRDMHLARIAIFDADPSQAKSLIAKAQAALTKAKTDDAVFLKAESELKTPADMATAKTAKTDKTADAKTTDAKTAEAKPASKDKVAWVPVDAQMTLGEDFIATPEKASAVTEANKSLAKGDQKGAIEKLRLAHVDVNFVMAVLPLDKTTADVNQAAALINQGKYYEANAALKTAEDGMHFDVIDAIGLPKAGVTGSAARPASQHSAATADGKTVK
- a CDS encoding SWIM zinc finger family protein, with protein sequence MSLTTAQILDLAPDAASRKAGQDQAKPAKWSGLGRAGSVIWGEIKGSGASPYRTVADLAGPASKCTCPSRKFPCKHGIGLMLVDAAAALAEAEPPDWVAAWTRGRESRAAAAETKAAEPAKPVDEKAQVRRRQAREEKVAGALDELDLWLRDLMRRGLAAARAEPYAFWDRMAGRLVDGQASGLARRVRALPGLVAAAPQAGAARPEAALGLALGRIALLVRAARRLDALAPEQAAGLRAALGYPVTAEEMAARPDRTDDWAVLAHAIEEEDRLTARSVWLVGRRSGAVAQVLDYGTAGSPLPPVPAAGQDFSGSLAFHPGDPPLRAVFREGRAGPASEPGLPGGGSVAAARDTFAEVLARAPWTESWPVRLAGVRLGRLPGQAGGAVAFAAGDGTGCLPLRADPRLPSLLAVAGGRPVDLFGLHDGHGLTPLALATGGRLYAMPAQAAQAVLLHVA
- a CDS encoding DUF5691 domain-containing protein; translated protein: MTDPTDLVADGWEPILAAALLGAGRAPPAAPGPLADLVTESDPGSALLARLALHGIHHLAGLDLAPGAMEPLAVRETAGPECPPAAANRLHALLTGGHAGRERLREWFDLAASLQVRPPAWLHQALMLQAGNLPESAGAVIGPDLAWLAAACGGEQDGPSADAPADWTEGSLPERRAAFAAFRARDPDGARTALEAVFRKEKAETRTALVGALWTGLSDADGPFLETCLDDRAAGVREAAQRLLPRLPRSLFASRMAVRATAALVIESKARLLRSTTHELVVTLPQESPTLARDGVAPNAWEQRGGGIRAGLLRDILAAAPLHAFSGHPPRLWIELALRSEWAEPILRGLFSAVARDGDPAWTTQIADGLAEAYEGKLSGIRRTNELLRRWVEAIDLLPGPEWEARVTGLIHARKIEVVLAMLEKGPDAFSERFSAVVIDWLAFVIRGSENLRRDLAKPWLIARLGERLWPGEDIAATAGALGARLPKDEGHDRLRQQVTTLAETLELRVAIRREFQQ